A part of Miscanthus floridulus cultivar M001 chromosome 6, ASM1932011v1, whole genome shotgun sequence genomic DNA contains:
- the LOC136456340 gene encoding LOW QUALITY PROTEIN: probable E3 ubiquitin-protein ligase ZFP1 (The sequence of the model RefSeq protein was modified relative to this genomic sequence to represent the inferred CDS: deleted 1 base in 1 codon), with amino-acid sequence MAFRNMVYTPQVIDLTSERGQARGGNGSEIPEQGAQHAVRVVGNGTNVGLSGVRSYYDVGINHHHQPVPNPPPNLGVDSGFVFASNMYNPCMSSASINRHVSHAQSFGSGNQTLPLNQVPGTMDESSRNDSVGESARDHIKRKNAAVAGSYPFVNGFASSSSSSHAPQNPMLRPWDPSFESTVSSNVAPFNPSEYHGHSSWPSLEGSSITGTNGFNSMAVHPESAQRGNYTFPSNHIGHSWMSHATNGIADGVPQWEYVNATTNIQGRFAHSGATEIANGGFQEYQNGPSTVSRGPVPYFHQHAMHGMQAHNLLDPTQMQVPYQQCHNNGVLHGGVNYPGNRLHLGPRIPVLFSSPERTFGPPPHPFLANPVNHRNIRILPPEQHATIMDFSRLYEVSNAVDEHRDMRLDIDSMTYEELLALEEQIGDVNTGLTKSHIVDKLRTSLYVPGTSSMSDQPSKSSLENDACIICQEEYQVRDCVGTLDCGHRYHAECVKQWLMVKNLCPICKTTALSANRRQGQ; translated from the exons ATGGCATTTAGAAATATGGTTTACACTCCCCAAGTTATTGATCTTACGTCAGAGAGAGGGCAAGCTCGAGGAGGCAATGGTAGTGAGATACCTGAGCAAGGTGCACAACATGCTGTCAGAGTTGTAGGAAATGGAACGAATGTTGGTCTCTCTGGTGTGCGAAGTTACTATGATGTGGGCATAAATCATCACCATCAGCCTGTTCCTAACCCACCCCCGAATTTAGGTGTTGATTCTGGTTTTGTCTTCGCATCAAATATGTACAATCCCTGCATGTCATCAGCATCAATCAACAGACATGTTTCTCATGCTCAGAGCTTTGGATCAGGGAATCAAACATTG CCTCTAAACCAAGTTCCAGGAACTATGGATGAGAGTAGCAGAAATGACAGTGTTGGTGAAAGTGCTAGAGATCATATTAAAAGGAAAAATGCTGCAGTTGCTGGAAGCTATCCTTTTGTTAATGGATTTGCAAGCTCAAGCTCATCTTCTCATGCACCTCAGAATCCTATGCTTAGGCCTTGGGACCCTTCTTTTGAATCAACAGTTTCTTCTAATGTTGCACCGTTCAACCCATCAGAATATCATGGACACAGCAGTTGGCCGTCCTTAGAAGGATCTTCCATAACTGGAACTAATGGATTCAACTCAATGGCTGTTCATCCAGAATCAGCACAGCGTGGGAACTATACATTTCCATCCAATCACATTGGTCATTCATGGATGTCCCATGCTACAAATGGTATTGCTGATGGAGTTCCCCAGTGGGAATATGTCAATGCAACTACTAATATTCAAG GCAGATTTGCCCATTCAGGAGCCACAGAAATCGCAAATGGAGGCTTTCAGGAATATCAGAATGGCCCTTCAACTGTTTCTCGGGGACCAGTACCTTATTTCCACCAGCATGCGATGCATGGCATGCAAGCTCATAATCTGCTTGATCCTACTCAAATGCAAGTTCCTTACCAACAATGCCACAATAACGGTGTCTTGCATGGTGGTGTTAATTACCCTGGAAACCGTCTCCACTTAGGTCCACGAATTCCAGTTCTCTTCTCGAGTCCTGAACGTACTTTTGGACCTCCACCGCATCCGTTCCTGGCAAATCCAGTTAACCACCGCAACATAAGGATTCTACCACCTGAG CAGCATGCCACAATAATGGATTTTTCGAGACTGTATGAAGTGTCAAATGCTGTAGATGAGCATAGAGATATGCGTCTAGATATAGACAGCATGACGTATGAG GAGCTTTTAGCATTAGAAGAGCAGATTGGAGATGTCAATACTGGCCTGACAAAAAGTCACATTGTAGATAAATTGAGGACTAGCCTATATGTTCCAGGAACATCGAGCATGTCTGATCAGCCATCTAAATCCTCTCTAGAGAATGATGCTTGCATAATATGCCAG GAGGAGTACCAGGTTAGAGACTGCGTTGGCACCCTTGACTGTGGTCACAGGTACCACGCAGAGTGCGTGAAGCAGTGGCTGATGGTGAAGAACTTGTGCCCCATCTGCAAGACAACAGCATTGTCTGCCAACAGAAGACAAGGACAATGA
- the LOC136456341 gene encoding ras-related protein RABA1f-like, whose amino-acid sequence MAAGYRAEEEYDYLFKVVLIGDSGVGKSNLLSRFARDEFSLETRSTIGVEFATKTVQVDDKLVKAQISDTAGQERYRAITSAYYRGAVGALVVYDVTRRITFDNAERWLRELRDHTDANIVVMLVGNKADLRHLRAVTPEDAAAFAERHGTFSMETSALDATNVDRAFAEVLRQIYHVVSRNALDIGDDPAAPPRGKTIDVGAAKDEVSPVNAGGCCSA is encoded by the exons ATGGCGGCGGGGTACCGCGCGGAGGAGGAGTACGACTACCTGTTCAAGGTGGTGCTGATCGGGGACAGCGGCGTGGGGAAGTCGAACCTGCTGTCGCGGTTCGCCAGGGACGAGTTCAGCCTCGAGACCAGGTCCACCATCGGCGTCGAGTTCGCCACCAAGACCGTCCAGGTCGACGACAAGCTCGTCAAGGCGCAGATCTCGGACACCGCCGGGCAGGAGAG GTACCGCGCCATCACGAGCGCATACTACCGCGGCGCGGTGGGCGCGCTGGTGGTGTACGACGTGACCCGCCGCATCACCTTCGACAACGCGGAGCGCTGGCTGCGGGAGCTGCGGGACCACACGGACGCCAACATCGTGGTCATGCTGGTGGGCAACAAGGCCGACCTGCGCCACCTCCGCGCCGTGACGCCGGAGGACGCCGCGGCCTTCGCGGAGCGGCACGGCACCTTCTCCATGGAGACGTCGGCGCTGGACGCCACCAACGTGGACCGCGCCTTCGCCGAGGTGCTCCGCCAGATCTACCACGTCGTCAGCCGGAACGCGCTCGACATCGGGGACGACCCCGCCGCGCCTCCCAGGGGCAAGACCATCGACGTCGGCGCCGCCAAGGACGAGGTCTCCCCCGTGAACGCGGGCGGCTGCTGCTCGGCTTAG